The following coding sequences lie in one Cotesia glomerata isolate CgM1 linkage group LG5, MPM_Cglom_v2.3, whole genome shotgun sequence genomic window:
- the LOC123264610 gene encoding AP-1 complex subunit gamma-1 isoform X6 yields MWAYYETEDWSVLPPELNRRFNPAFNMASIKQAFNEAVERVRMPAPTRLRDLIRQIRAARTAAEERTVVNKECAYIRSTFREEDSVWRCRNIAKLLYIHMLGYPAHFGQLECLKLIASTRFTDKRIGYLGAMLLLDERQDVHLLITNCLKNDLNSTTQFVIGLALCTLGAIASPGMARDLAAEVERLMKSPNAYIRKKAALCAFRIIRRVPELMEMFLPATRSLLTEKNHGVLITGVTLITEMCENSIDTLNHFKKIVPNLVRILKNLILAGYSPEHDVSGVSDPFLQVKILRLLRILGHNDVETSEAMNDILAQVATNTETSKNVGNTILYETVLSIMDIKSESGLRVLAVNILGRFLLNNDKNIRYVALNTLLKTVYVDTSAVQRHRSTILECLKDPDVSIRRRAMELSFALVNTSNIKNMMKELLLFLERADPEFKAQCSSNIVMSAERYAPNKRWHLETLFKVLVAAGNYVRDDVVACTIQLISETQTQQAYAVNALWHALEKDTFDKQPLAQVATWCIGEYGDLLLYAQPHEDVEAPVNLTEDDVIDVYQRLLWSPQNTVITKQYTLLSLTKLSTRFQCGNDRPPRFYRKIRQIIDTFGSNLHIELQQRGIEFSQLFRKYDHLRLALLERMPPMETAKPQANGIIGIANGDQDVEEEKPPIEQVSASTDSSALLDLLGSSDLGMPSISSPTTTALPAITPVTNNNLLDLLGGLDLSTTPASPASVIGQIQSPSQPFGPSTNFMVDGLLNSTAQNDAQTMVIFDNNGLKITFTVERPDDLPDLLVINMTAVNSNIISLTDFVFSAAVPRAFQLQMLSPSGTVIAPSGQVTQVLKVSSLNNGVLRMRLRISYTGPSGPVLEQTEVNNFPLMGVQ; encoded by the exons ATGTGGGCGTACTATGAGACGGAGGATTGGAGTGTTCTCCCACCGGAATTAAATAGAAg ATTTAACCCAGCATTTAATATGGCTTCCATAAAACAGGCGTTTAATGAAGCTGTTGAAAGAG TGAGAATGCCAGCACCAACGAGATTACGGGATTTAATCAGACAAATAAGGGCTGCTCGTACAGCTGCTGAAGAACGCACGGTGGTTAATAAGGAGTGTGCATACATAAGATCAACATTTCGTGAAGAAGACAGTGTTTGGAGATGTAGAAATATTGCAAAACTTCTTTACATCCATATGTTAGG TTATCCTGCTCATTTTGGTCAACTAGAATGTCTCAAACTTATTGCATCGACGAGATTTACCGATAAACGTATTGGTTACTTAGGTGCAATGTTGCTACTTGATGAAAGACAAGATGTCCATCTTCTTATTACCAATTGtctaaaaaa cGATTTAAATAGCACAACGCAGTTTGTTATTGGTTTAGCTCTATGTACACTGGGCGCTATTGCATCACCTGGTATGGCACGAGATCTTGCCGCTGAAGTTGAACGATTAATGAAATCACCAAATGCatatattagaaaaaaagcTGCACTATGCGCATTTAGAATAATTCGACGCGTTCCAGAGCTAATGGAGATGTTTTTACCAGCAACAAGAAGTTTATTGACGGAAAAAAATCATGGAGTTCTTATTACCGGAGTTACTCTTATTACAGAAATGTGTGAGAACAGCATTGATACgttgaatcattttaaaaag ATTGTTCCGAATCTTGTGAGAATTCTCAAGAACCTGATCCTCGCGGGTTACTCGCCAGAGCATGATGTTTCCGGTGTGTCAGATCCTTTCCTTCAAGTTAAAATTCTTCGATTATTGCGAATCCTTGGTCATAATGATGTCGAAACTTCAGAAGCTATGAATGATATATTAGCTCAAGTAGCTACTAATACAGAAACAAGTAAAAATGTCGGTAATACAATATTATACGAAACAGTGTTATCTATTATGGATATCAAATCAGAGAGTGGATTGAGAGTATTAGCAGTCAACATACTTGGAAGATTTCTACTTAACAATGACAAGAACATCCGTTATGTTGCTTTGAATACTCTTCTTAAAACAGTCTATGTTGATACAAGTGCAGTGCAAAGGCACCGGTCAACAATTCTTGAGTGTCTGAAAGATCCTGACGTATCAATAAGAAGGCGTGCTATGGAATTGAGTTTTGCTCTGGTGAATAcaagtaatattaaaaatatgatgaAAGAACTTCTTTTGTTTCTTGAACGTGCTGATCCTGAATTTAAAGCTCAGTGTAGCAGTAATATTGTTATGTCTGCTGAACGATATGCTCCGAATAAACGTTGGCATCTTGAAACATTGTTCAAAGTCCTTGTGGCTGCTGGTAATTATGTAAGAGACGACGTCGTCGCCTGCACAATTCAACTAATCTCAGAAACTCAAACGCAACAGGCTTATGCAGTAAATGCTCTTTGGCATGCACTTGAGAAAGACACTTTTGATAAACAACCGTTGGCTCAAGTTGCTACATGGTGTATTGGTGAATATGGAGATCTTTTACTTTATGCACAGCCTCACGAAGATGTTGAAGCTCctgttaat ttAACTGAAGATGATGTCATTGATGTTTACCAGAGGTTACTTTGGAGTCCACAAAATACAGTCATAACTAAGCAATATACACTTTTGTcattaacaaaattaagtACGAGATTCCAATGTGGAAATGA TAGACCTCCTCGATTTTACAGAAAGATCCGTCAGATAATTGACACATTCGGCAGCAATCTTCATATCGAATTACAACAACGAGGTATTGAATTTTCACAACTTTTCCGCAAGTATGATCATCTGAGACTAGCATTACTGGAACGAATGCCACCTATGGAAACAGCTAAACCTCAAGCGAATGGGATTATCGGTATAGCTAATGGAGATCAAGATGTTGAAGAAGAGAAACCACCAATTGAGCAAGTTTCAGCAAGCACTGATTCAAGTGCTCTCTTAGATCTTCTTGGATCATCAGACTTGGGAATGCCGTCTATTTCTTCTCCAACTACCACAGCATTGCCAGCAATCACTCCGGTTACCAACAACAATCTTTTGGATCTTCTCGGCGGTCTTGATCTAAGCACTACACCTGCTTCTCCTGCATCAGTAATCGGTCAAATTCAATCACCATCACAACCTTTCGGCCCTTCAACAAACTTTATGGTTGATGGACTTCTCAATTCGACTGCTCAAAATGACGCTCAAACGATggttatttttgataacaaTGGCTTAAAGATCACATTTACAGTTGAGCGTCCTGATGATTTGCCTGATCTACTTGTTATCAATATGACTGCtgtaaattcaaatattatatCACTTACAGACTTTGTATTTTCAGCAGCAGTTCCTAGG gCATTCCAATTGCAAATGCTTTCACCGTCTGGTACAGTGATCGCACCTTCTGGACAAGTCACTCAAGTCTTGAAAGTATCGAGTCTGAATAAT ggaGTTCTACGAATGCGCTTACGTATCTCTTATACCGGACCATCGGGCCCAGTATTAGAGCAAAcagaagtaaataattttccgTTGATGGGAGTTCAGTGA
- the LOC123264610 gene encoding AP-1 complex subunit gamma-1 isoform X2 codes for MWAYYETEDWSVLPPELNRRFNPAFNMASIKQAFNEAVERVSTVRMPAPTRLRDLIRQIRAARTAAEERTVVNKECAYIRSTFREEDSVWRCRNIAKLLYIHMLGYPAHFGQLECLKLIASTRFTDKRIGYLGAMLLLDERQDVHLLITNCLKNDLNSTTQFVIGLALCTLGAIASPGMARDLAAEVERLMKSPNAYIRKKAALCAFRIIRRVPELMEMFLPATRSLLTEKNHGVLITGVTLITEMCENSIDTLNHFKKECGHREIVPNLVRILKNLILAGYSPEHDVSGVSDPFLQVKILRLLRILGHNDVETSEAMNDILAQVATNTETSKNVGNTILYETVLSIMDIKSESGLRVLAVNILGRFLLNNDKNIRYVALNTLLKTVYVDTSAVQRHRSTILECLKDPDVSIRRRAMELSFALVNTSNIKNMMKELLLFLERADPEFKAQCSSNIVMSAERYAPNKRWHLETLFKVLVAAGNYVRDDVVACTIQLISETQTQQAYAVNALWHALEKDTFDKQPLAQVATWCIGEYGDLLLYAQPHEDVEAPVNLTEDDVIDVYQRLLWSPQNTVITKQYTLLSLTKLSTRFQCGNEPPRFYRKIRQIIDTFGSNLHIELQQRGIEFSQLFRKYDHLRLALLERMPPMETAKPQANGIIGIANGDQDVEEEKPPIEQVSASTDSSALLDLLGSSDLGMPSISSPTTTALPAITPVTNNNLLDLLGGLDLSTTPASPASVIGQIQSPSQPFGPSTNFMVDGLLNSTAQNDAQTMVIFDNNGLKITFTVERPDDLPDLLVINMTAVNSNIISLTDFVFSAAVPRAFQLQMLSPSGTVIAPSGQVTQVLKVSSLNNGVLRMRLRISYTGPSGPVLEQTEVNNFPLMGVQ; via the exons ATGTGGGCGTACTATGAGACGGAGGATTGGAGTGTTCTCCCACCGGAATTAAATAGAAg ATTTAACCCAGCATTTAATATGGCTTCCATAAAACAGGCGTTTAATGAAGCTGTTGAAAGAG TATCAACAGTGAGAATGCCAGCACCAACGAGATTACGGGATTTAATCAGACAAATAAGGGCTGCTCGTACAGCTGCTGAAGAACGCACGGTGGTTAATAAGGAGTGTGCATACATAAGATCAACATTTCGTGAAGAAGACAGTGTTTGGAGATGTAGAAATATTGCAAAACTTCTTTACATCCATATGTTAGG TTATCCTGCTCATTTTGGTCAACTAGAATGTCTCAAACTTATTGCATCGACGAGATTTACCGATAAACGTATTGGTTACTTAGGTGCAATGTTGCTACTTGATGAAAGACAAGATGTCCATCTTCTTATTACCAATTGtctaaaaaa cGATTTAAATAGCACAACGCAGTTTGTTATTGGTTTAGCTCTATGTACACTGGGCGCTATTGCATCACCTGGTATGGCACGAGATCTTGCCGCTGAAGTTGAACGATTAATGAAATCACCAAATGCatatattagaaaaaaagcTGCACTATGCGCATTTAGAATAATTCGACGCGTTCCAGAGCTAATGGAGATGTTTTTACCAGCAACAAGAAGTTTATTGACGGAAAAAAATCATGGAGTTCTTATTACCGGAGTTACTCTTATTACAGAAATGTGTGAGAACAGCATTGATACgttgaatcattttaaaaag GAATGCGGCCACCGCGAG ATTGTTCCGAATCTTGTGAGAATTCTCAAGAACCTGATCCTCGCGGGTTACTCGCCAGAGCATGATGTTTCCGGTGTGTCAGATCCTTTCCTTCAAGTTAAAATTCTTCGATTATTGCGAATCCTTGGTCATAATGATGTCGAAACTTCAGAAGCTATGAATGATATATTAGCTCAAGTAGCTACTAATACAGAAACAAGTAAAAATGTCGGTAATACAATATTATACGAAACAGTGTTATCTATTATGGATATCAAATCAGAGAGTGGATTGAGAGTATTAGCAGTCAACATACTTGGAAGATTTCTACTTAACAATGACAAGAACATCCGTTATGTTGCTTTGAATACTCTTCTTAAAACAGTCTATGTTGATACAAGTGCAGTGCAAAGGCACCGGTCAACAATTCTTGAGTGTCTGAAAGATCCTGACGTATCAATAAGAAGGCGTGCTATGGAATTGAGTTTTGCTCTGGTGAATAcaagtaatattaaaaatatgatgaAAGAACTTCTTTTGTTTCTTGAACGTGCTGATCCTGAATTTAAAGCTCAGTGTAGCAGTAATATTGTTATGTCTGCTGAACGATATGCTCCGAATAAACGTTGGCATCTTGAAACATTGTTCAAAGTCCTTGTGGCTGCTGGTAATTATGTAAGAGACGACGTCGTCGCCTGCACAATTCAACTAATCTCAGAAACTCAAACGCAACAGGCTTATGCAGTAAATGCTCTTTGGCATGCACTTGAGAAAGACACTTTTGATAAACAACCGTTGGCTCAAGTTGCTACATGGTGTATTGGTGAATATGGAGATCTTTTACTTTATGCACAGCCTCACGAAGATGTTGAAGCTCctgttaat ttAACTGAAGATGATGTCATTGATGTTTACCAGAGGTTACTTTGGAGTCCACAAAATACAGTCATAACTAAGCAATATACACTTTTGTcattaacaaaattaagtACGAGATTCCAATGTGGAAATGA ACCTCCTCGATTTTACAGAAAGATCCGTCAGATAATTGACACATTCGGCAGCAATCTTCATATCGAATTACAACAACGAGGTATTGAATTTTCACAACTTTTCCGCAAGTATGATCATCTGAGACTAGCATTACTGGAACGAATGCCACCTATGGAAACAGCTAAACCTCAAGCGAATGGGATTATCGGTATAGCTAATGGAGATCAAGATGTTGAAGAAGAGAAACCACCAATTGAGCAAGTTTCAGCAAGCACTGATTCAAGTGCTCTCTTAGATCTTCTTGGATCATCAGACTTGGGAATGCCGTCTATTTCTTCTCCAACTACCACAGCATTGCCAGCAATCACTCCGGTTACCAACAACAATCTTTTGGATCTTCTCGGCGGTCTTGATCTAAGCACTACACCTGCTTCTCCTGCATCAGTAATCGGTCAAATTCAATCACCATCACAACCTTTCGGCCCTTCAACAAACTTTATGGTTGATGGACTTCTCAATTCGACTGCTCAAAATGACGCTCAAACGATggttatttttgataacaaTGGCTTAAAGATCACATTTACAGTTGAGCGTCCTGATGATTTGCCTGATCTACTTGTTATCAATATGACTGCtgtaaattcaaatattatatCACTTACAGACTTTGTATTTTCAGCAGCAGTTCCTAGG gCATTCCAATTGCAAATGCTTTCACCGTCTGGTACAGTGATCGCACCTTCTGGACAAGTCACTCAAGTCTTGAAAGTATCGAGTCTGAATAAT ggaGTTCTACGAATGCGCTTACGTATCTCTTATACCGGACCATCGGGCCCAGTATTAGAGCAAAcagaagtaaataattttccgTTGATGGGAGTTCAGTGA
- the LOC123264610 gene encoding AP-1 complex subunit gamma-1 isoform X4: MWAYYETEDWSVLPPELNRRFNPAFNMASIKQAFNEAVERVSTVRMPAPTRLRDLIRQIRAARTAAEERTVVNKECAYIRSTFREEDSVWRCRNIAKLLYIHMLGYPAHFGQLECLKLIASTRFTDKRIGYLGAMLLLDERQDVHLLITNCLKNDLNSTTQFVIGLALCTLGAIASPGMARDLAAEVERLMKSPNAYIRKKAALCAFRIIRRVPELMEMFLPATRSLLTEKNHGVLITGVTLITEMCENSIDTLNHFKKIVPNLVRILKNLILAGYSPEHDVSGVSDPFLQVKILRLLRILGHNDVETSEAMNDILAQVATNTETSKNVGNTILYETVLSIMDIKSESGLRVLAVNILGRFLLNNDKNIRYVALNTLLKTVYVDTSAVQRHRSTILECLKDPDVSIRRRAMELSFALVNTSNIKNMMKELLLFLERADPEFKAQCSSNIVMSAERYAPNKRWHLETLFKVLVAAGNYVRDDVVACTIQLISETQTQQAYAVNALWHALEKDTFDKQPLAQVATWCIGEYGDLLLYAQPHEDVEAPVNLTEDDVIDVYQRLLWSPQNTVITKQYTLLSLTKLSTRFQCGNDRPPRFYRKIRQIIDTFGSNLHIELQQRGIEFSQLFRKYDHLRLALLERMPPMETAKPQANGIIGIANGDQDVEEEKPPIEQVSASTDSSALLDLLGSSDLGMPSISSPTTTALPAITPVTNNNLLDLLGGLDLSTTPASPASVIGQIQSPSQPFGPSTNFMVDGLLNSTAQNDAQTMVIFDNNGLKITFTVERPDDLPDLLVINMTAVNSNIISLTDFVFSAAVPRAFQLQMLSPSGTVIAPSGQVTQVLKVSSLNNGVLRMRLRISYTGPSGPVLEQTEVNNFPLMGVQ; this comes from the exons ATGTGGGCGTACTATGAGACGGAGGATTGGAGTGTTCTCCCACCGGAATTAAATAGAAg ATTTAACCCAGCATTTAATATGGCTTCCATAAAACAGGCGTTTAATGAAGCTGTTGAAAGAG TATCAACAGTGAGAATGCCAGCACCAACGAGATTACGGGATTTAATCAGACAAATAAGGGCTGCTCGTACAGCTGCTGAAGAACGCACGGTGGTTAATAAGGAGTGTGCATACATAAGATCAACATTTCGTGAAGAAGACAGTGTTTGGAGATGTAGAAATATTGCAAAACTTCTTTACATCCATATGTTAGG TTATCCTGCTCATTTTGGTCAACTAGAATGTCTCAAACTTATTGCATCGACGAGATTTACCGATAAACGTATTGGTTACTTAGGTGCAATGTTGCTACTTGATGAAAGACAAGATGTCCATCTTCTTATTACCAATTGtctaaaaaa cGATTTAAATAGCACAACGCAGTTTGTTATTGGTTTAGCTCTATGTACACTGGGCGCTATTGCATCACCTGGTATGGCACGAGATCTTGCCGCTGAAGTTGAACGATTAATGAAATCACCAAATGCatatattagaaaaaaagcTGCACTATGCGCATTTAGAATAATTCGACGCGTTCCAGAGCTAATGGAGATGTTTTTACCAGCAACAAGAAGTTTATTGACGGAAAAAAATCATGGAGTTCTTATTACCGGAGTTACTCTTATTACAGAAATGTGTGAGAACAGCATTGATACgttgaatcattttaaaaag ATTGTTCCGAATCTTGTGAGAATTCTCAAGAACCTGATCCTCGCGGGTTACTCGCCAGAGCATGATGTTTCCGGTGTGTCAGATCCTTTCCTTCAAGTTAAAATTCTTCGATTATTGCGAATCCTTGGTCATAATGATGTCGAAACTTCAGAAGCTATGAATGATATATTAGCTCAAGTAGCTACTAATACAGAAACAAGTAAAAATGTCGGTAATACAATATTATACGAAACAGTGTTATCTATTATGGATATCAAATCAGAGAGTGGATTGAGAGTATTAGCAGTCAACATACTTGGAAGATTTCTACTTAACAATGACAAGAACATCCGTTATGTTGCTTTGAATACTCTTCTTAAAACAGTCTATGTTGATACAAGTGCAGTGCAAAGGCACCGGTCAACAATTCTTGAGTGTCTGAAAGATCCTGACGTATCAATAAGAAGGCGTGCTATGGAATTGAGTTTTGCTCTGGTGAATAcaagtaatattaaaaatatgatgaAAGAACTTCTTTTGTTTCTTGAACGTGCTGATCCTGAATTTAAAGCTCAGTGTAGCAGTAATATTGTTATGTCTGCTGAACGATATGCTCCGAATAAACGTTGGCATCTTGAAACATTGTTCAAAGTCCTTGTGGCTGCTGGTAATTATGTAAGAGACGACGTCGTCGCCTGCACAATTCAACTAATCTCAGAAACTCAAACGCAACAGGCTTATGCAGTAAATGCTCTTTGGCATGCACTTGAGAAAGACACTTTTGATAAACAACCGTTGGCTCAAGTTGCTACATGGTGTATTGGTGAATATGGAGATCTTTTACTTTATGCACAGCCTCACGAAGATGTTGAAGCTCctgttaat ttAACTGAAGATGATGTCATTGATGTTTACCAGAGGTTACTTTGGAGTCCACAAAATACAGTCATAACTAAGCAATATACACTTTTGTcattaacaaaattaagtACGAGATTCCAATGTGGAAATGA TAGACCTCCTCGATTTTACAGAAAGATCCGTCAGATAATTGACACATTCGGCAGCAATCTTCATATCGAATTACAACAACGAGGTATTGAATTTTCACAACTTTTCCGCAAGTATGATCATCTGAGACTAGCATTACTGGAACGAATGCCACCTATGGAAACAGCTAAACCTCAAGCGAATGGGATTATCGGTATAGCTAATGGAGATCAAGATGTTGAAGAAGAGAAACCACCAATTGAGCAAGTTTCAGCAAGCACTGATTCAAGTGCTCTCTTAGATCTTCTTGGATCATCAGACTTGGGAATGCCGTCTATTTCTTCTCCAACTACCACAGCATTGCCAGCAATCACTCCGGTTACCAACAACAATCTTTTGGATCTTCTCGGCGGTCTTGATCTAAGCACTACACCTGCTTCTCCTGCATCAGTAATCGGTCAAATTCAATCACCATCACAACCTTTCGGCCCTTCAACAAACTTTATGGTTGATGGACTTCTCAATTCGACTGCTCAAAATGACGCTCAAACGATggttatttttgataacaaTGGCTTAAAGATCACATTTACAGTTGAGCGTCCTGATGATTTGCCTGATCTACTTGTTATCAATATGACTGCtgtaaattcaaatattatatCACTTACAGACTTTGTATTTTCAGCAGCAGTTCCTAGG gCATTCCAATTGCAAATGCTTTCACCGTCTGGTACAGTGATCGCACCTTCTGGACAAGTCACTCAAGTCTTGAAAGTATCGAGTCTGAATAAT ggaGTTCTACGAATGCGCTTACGTATCTCTTATACCGGACCATCGGGCCCAGTATTAGAGCAAAcagaagtaaataattttccgTTGATGGGAGTTCAGTGA
- the LOC123264610 gene encoding AP-1 complex subunit gamma-1 isoform X5, producing MWAYYETEDWSVLPPELNRRFNPAFNMASIKQAFNEAVERVSTVRMPAPTRLRDLIRQIRAARTAAEERTVVNKECAYIRSTFREEDSVWRCRNIAKLLYIHMLGYPAHFGQLECLKLIASTRFTDKRIGYLGAMLLLDERQDVHLLITNCLKNDLNSTTQFVIGLALCTLGAIASPGMARDLAAEVERLMKSPNAYIRKKAALCAFRIIRRVPELMEMFLPATRSLLTEKNHGVLITGVTLITEMCENSIDTLNHFKKECGHREIVPNLVRILKNLILAGYSPEHDVSGVSDPFLQVKILRLLRILGHNDVETSEAMNDILAQVATNTETSKNVGNTILYETVLSIMDIKSESGLRVLAVNILGRFLLNNDKNIRYVALNTLLKTVYVDTSAVQRHRSTILECLKDPDVSIRRRAMELSFALVNTSNIKNMMKELLLFLERADPEFKAQCSSNIVMSAERYAPNKRWHLETLFKVLVAAGNYVRDDVVACTIQLISETQTQQAYAVNALWHALEKDTFDKQPLAQVATWCIGEYGDLLLYAQPHEDVEAPVNLTEDDVIDVYQRLLWSPQNTVITKQYTLLSLTKLSTRFQCGNEKIRQIIDTFGSNLHIELQQRGIEFSQLFRKYDHLRLALLERMPPMETAKPQANGIIGIANGDQDVEEEKPPIEQVSASTDSSALLDLLGSSDLGMPSISSPTTTALPAITPVTNNNLLDLLGGLDLSTTPASPASVIGQIQSPSQPFGPSTNFMVDGLLNSTAQNDAQTMVIFDNNGLKITFTVERPDDLPDLLVINMTAVNSNIISLTDFVFSAAVPRAFQLQMLSPSGTVIAPSGQVTQVLKVSSLNNGVLRMRLRISYTGPSGPVLEQTEVNNFPLMGVQ from the exons ATGTGGGCGTACTATGAGACGGAGGATTGGAGTGTTCTCCCACCGGAATTAAATAGAAg ATTTAACCCAGCATTTAATATGGCTTCCATAAAACAGGCGTTTAATGAAGCTGTTGAAAGAG TATCAACAGTGAGAATGCCAGCACCAACGAGATTACGGGATTTAATCAGACAAATAAGGGCTGCTCGTACAGCTGCTGAAGAACGCACGGTGGTTAATAAGGAGTGTGCATACATAAGATCAACATTTCGTGAAGAAGACAGTGTTTGGAGATGTAGAAATATTGCAAAACTTCTTTACATCCATATGTTAGG TTATCCTGCTCATTTTGGTCAACTAGAATGTCTCAAACTTATTGCATCGACGAGATTTACCGATAAACGTATTGGTTACTTAGGTGCAATGTTGCTACTTGATGAAAGACAAGATGTCCATCTTCTTATTACCAATTGtctaaaaaa cGATTTAAATAGCACAACGCAGTTTGTTATTGGTTTAGCTCTATGTACACTGGGCGCTATTGCATCACCTGGTATGGCACGAGATCTTGCCGCTGAAGTTGAACGATTAATGAAATCACCAAATGCatatattagaaaaaaagcTGCACTATGCGCATTTAGAATAATTCGACGCGTTCCAGAGCTAATGGAGATGTTTTTACCAGCAACAAGAAGTTTATTGACGGAAAAAAATCATGGAGTTCTTATTACCGGAGTTACTCTTATTACAGAAATGTGTGAGAACAGCATTGATACgttgaatcattttaaaaag GAATGCGGCCACCGCGAG ATTGTTCCGAATCTTGTGAGAATTCTCAAGAACCTGATCCTCGCGGGTTACTCGCCAGAGCATGATGTTTCCGGTGTGTCAGATCCTTTCCTTCAAGTTAAAATTCTTCGATTATTGCGAATCCTTGGTCATAATGATGTCGAAACTTCAGAAGCTATGAATGATATATTAGCTCAAGTAGCTACTAATACAGAAACAAGTAAAAATGTCGGTAATACAATATTATACGAAACAGTGTTATCTATTATGGATATCAAATCAGAGAGTGGATTGAGAGTATTAGCAGTCAACATACTTGGAAGATTTCTACTTAACAATGACAAGAACATCCGTTATGTTGCTTTGAATACTCTTCTTAAAACAGTCTATGTTGATACAAGTGCAGTGCAAAGGCACCGGTCAACAATTCTTGAGTGTCTGAAAGATCCTGACGTATCAATAAGAAGGCGTGCTATGGAATTGAGTTTTGCTCTGGTGAATAcaagtaatattaaaaatatgatgaAAGAACTTCTTTTGTTTCTTGAACGTGCTGATCCTGAATTTAAAGCTCAGTGTAGCAGTAATATTGTTATGTCTGCTGAACGATATGCTCCGAATAAACGTTGGCATCTTGAAACATTGTTCAAAGTCCTTGTGGCTGCTGGTAATTATGTAAGAGACGACGTCGTCGCCTGCACAATTCAACTAATCTCAGAAACTCAAACGCAACAGGCTTATGCAGTAAATGCTCTTTGGCATGCACTTGAGAAAGACACTTTTGATAAACAACCGTTGGCTCAAGTTGCTACATGGTGTATTGGTGAATATGGAGATCTTTTACTTTATGCACAGCCTCACGAAGATGTTGAAGCTCctgttaat ttAACTGAAGATGATGTCATTGATGTTTACCAGAGGTTACTTTGGAGTCCACAAAATACAGTCATAACTAAGCAATATACACTTTTGTcattaacaaaattaagtACGAGATTCCAATGTGGAAATGA AAAGATCCGTCAGATAATTGACACATTCGGCAGCAATCTTCATATCGAATTACAACAACGAGGTATTGAATTTTCACAACTTTTCCGCAAGTATGATCATCTGAGACTAGCATTACTGGAACGAATGCCACCTATGGAAACAGCTAAACCTCAAGCGAATGGGATTATCGGTATAGCTAATGGAGATCAAGATGTTGAAGAAGAGAAACCACCAATTGAGCAAGTTTCAGCAAGCACTGATTCAAGTGCTCTCTTAGATCTTCTTGGATCATCAGACTTGGGAATGCCGTCTATTTCTTCTCCAACTACCACAGCATTGCCAGCAATCACTCCGGTTACCAACAACAATCTTTTGGATCTTCTCGGCGGTCTTGATCTAAGCACTACACCTGCTTCTCCTGCATCAGTAATCGGTCAAATTCAATCACCATCACAACCTTTCGGCCCTTCAACAAACTTTATGGTTGATGGACTTCTCAATTCGACTGCTCAAAATGACGCTCAAACGATggttatttttgataacaaTGGCTTAAAGATCACATTTACAGTTGAGCGTCCTGATGATTTGCCTGATCTACTTGTTATCAATATGACTGCtgtaaattcaaatattatatCACTTACAGACTTTGTATTTTCAGCAGCAGTTCCTAGG gCATTCCAATTGCAAATGCTTTCACCGTCTGGTACAGTGATCGCACCTTCTGGACAAGTCACTCAAGTCTTGAAAGTATCGAGTCTGAATAAT ggaGTTCTACGAATGCGCTTACGTATCTCTTATACCGGACCATCGGGCCCAGTATTAGAGCAAAcagaagtaaataattttccgTTGATGGGAGTTCAGTGA